AGTAAACATTGCAAAATATACTAGCGCTATACCGCCAGAAGAGGAAGGTGGCAGACCAGAATATATTACGTCGTATCGTTTTATAATCAAAAAAGAAATGAAGTGAACAACTTAAACCTTGTTCTCGGCTTGAGGATAATAAACGGCTAGTTTCCATTTACAACCCTAGCAATACCAGCTTCCCGAAAAACTAAATTTCAGGTATTGCAATACATATCTAGTATGAGTAAAATTTCATATAAGCCCATAGGAGTAATACATACTCCATTTAAAGAGCCTAAAGGAACTCCGATACAGCCTGCTGCTGGGGAAGACGTGAAAGGCTACATTGAAATATTCCCAGAATATACTGATGGACTTGAAGGATTGGAAGAATTTTCTCACATTTACCTGATATACCATTTTCATCTGATAAAAAACTACTCGCTAAAAGTTATACCGTATATGGACGTCAAGCCGAGAGGCGTGTTTGCTACACGAGCTCCTTGCAGGCCTAACCCTATAGGCATATCCGTTGTTAGGCTCTTAGAGATACGAGAAAACATAATCTATGTTCAAGACTTAGATATTATAGACGGTACACCGCTTCTAGACGTTAAACCATACGTTCCAGTGTTCGATATTAGAAAAGTAGAGAATATAGGCTGGCTTGGAAAAGTGATCCATAAAACTCGCAAAACTGTTGATGACGGAAGGTTCCTAAATTATAATTATAAAACCAATGCGAAAAAATAACAATGTATAAAAAATGATTTGCTAGATTAGCCTTTATACCTGTAAATAGCCATGCCTCCCTTCTCTAGATGCCCATCTAGATATTCCGGTATCTCATACCACCAAAATAAATCTTCGCTTGCTCTGGGCGAAAACCATATCACTGCATCTTTTAAAGTATGCTTATATGGCATCTCGATGCCCAAACCATTATACACCATTTCTACATCTCCATCATATAACGAGTATGCAAGGAAGAACATGCACCTGTGAGCTCCAATTCTTTCAAATGAACCGTCAAAATTTTTTAGTAACTCTTCTAGGTCAGGACAATACCGTATTGGAATTGACCTATAGTAGGTGTTTCCAGGAAGCGTAACGCTAAAAGCAATAAGGTAAGAATTCCCAATATACCTTACTTTAGATAATATGAAAATCCCGGACGCAAACCAGACGAGATGAAACGCTAGTAATGCTTCTATCGTAATTTTCAAAGCTTTCTTTTGTTTCTCCGGATTTAACATGGAAAATCTTCTAGCAGCGTACATTGCCAACGGATAAATTGCCATGTAGGTCCATCTGTGTGGATAGGGCAGATATGCCAGATGAAAACATCCAAGCAATTTCCAATTTCTAAATGCGAAATAGACCAATAATCCTAGGAGAGCGGCGAAGGTTAGGCTATGCATCGGAAATCTATGAGTTTCAAGAAGTATAAGCATGGGATCGAGCGTGACAGCTTGAAGAATATGGTCTAGGTCTATGCAAACACTCGCAATAGCTGGGGTAAAAAGTTTTAGAGATAGACCGTTTTTTATTCTCTCCTTTATAATATTATTCTATGTGAACATGAAAGATCATAATTTTTAAATAAATCTTTGTTTTGTAATGCAAGTTTGAATTTATTATAGATCATTCTAACAAAGCGTGAATGTCATCTTTACCATATTAAACTTCATATTATAAAATTTGCAAGCTTGTTTTTGAATATTGAATAAAAATGTCTGTGGAAAAGATTAAGTGCT
The DNA window shown above is from Thermoproteales archaeon and carries:
- the tsaA gene encoding tRNA (N6-threonylcarbamoyladenosine(37)-N6)-methyltransferase TrmO, which produces MSKISYKPIGVIHTPFKEPKGTPIQPAAGEDVKGYIEIFPEYTDGLEGLEEFSHIYLIYHFHLIKNYSLKVIPYMDVKPRGVFATRAPCRPNPIGISVVRLLEIRENIIYVQDLDIIDGTPLLDVKPYVPVFDIRKVENIGWLGKVIHKTRKTVDDGRFLNYNYKTNAKK